The following nucleotide sequence is from Fibrobacter sp. UBA4297.
GTCAAACGCGGGTTCCATCTTGGTGACACCGTAAATCGAGATTACAGTAATCACAGCAAACACAACCGCAATCGGCTTTCCATGAGTCAGAACAAACTGACCAAGATTATTGAGGATGAGGCCCATGCGCGTATCGCCCTTTTCGAGCACCTTGGCGTTCGGCTTTTTGTCCTTGCCAAAGCTCAGGAGAATCGGCGAAACTGTAAGAGCCACAAGGAGAATGAAGCCAACAGCGATAGAAGAGAGGATGCCCACGGAGCGGATAGGCTTAAGCATCACCGACAGGAACGACAGAAGTGCCACAATCGTTGTGAGTCCCGAGAACAGCACTGACCAGCCGGTTTCTTTCATGGCGTAAAGCACAGATTCCTTGCGCTTACCCGTGAGCATCATATTCTTGCGGAAGAAAGAATGGATATGAATGTTATACGCAATGGAGACGGCAAACGCCAAGATGACAGGCACCATGATGTTGGTCGCATCCATATAAAGACCGAGATAGCCGACCAAGCCAAAAGTCATGATGACGCCCGCAAACGTGGTAATCAGCGGAGAAACGATTCCGCGGAGCGAACGCGTCACAAGGAACATCACGATGATGGAGCAAAGAATCGTAATAAGGAAAATACGGCTCATTTCTTCGCCGATGTACTTGAGCTTCTGATGGCTCAAGTAAGGCATACCCGTTGCAAGAGGGTGCAGCGGAGCGTACTTTTCCTTGGCGATGATTTCAGAGGTTTCGCGGCCCGTCTTCATGTCCGGAGCTTCGGCCTTTTTGCCCTGAGCTTCGCCTTCGGCTTTCCACACAGAATCTTCCGGGAACGGACGAAGCTTGATGTTAATGAAGGCCTGCTTGCGGTCTTTAGAGACAAGCTTTTTTGCAAGCTCCGGCTTAGCGGCGAGGTGCTTTTCGATTTCGGCAAGGCCCGCTGCATCTGTCGGGATTTCTTCCGGCACGATCTGCACGATTTCCATGCCTTCGTCCGTGCCGAGCATGTATTCCAAATCGACAATCGATGTTGCCTTACCGTCAGAATACGAGAGGCTATCGCGCAATTCGTTCGAAAGCTCTCGCAAGAGTTTCAAATTGTCGGGGCTAATGATGGAATGATCGCTTTCCACCATCACGCCCACGAAATAGTCATTGCCGAACGTTTCCTTGAACTTGTCCGTTTCGACAAGCATCGGGTCGCCTTCGATAAAGTAGCTGTCCCATGAAGCCTCAACGTAAATCTTTTTCATGCCCACGATAGAAATCGCAAGCAATGCGATAAACGAAACGAGAAGCAAGGCCCTGTGTGATATCAGGAACCTTGCGAAGTTTTCGAATTTTTCGTTCACCTTTTCGATATTTATTCGAATCCGTGACATTTCCTCACTCCTTTTTTAATTCATTGACGAATTGTATGTTGTAAATCTTTTCCATCTGGAGAACATCCAAGACTTCTGCGACTTTTTCGTAAGGAGTCTTTTTGTCGATTTTCAAGGCCACCGGAGCTTTCTTGTTTTGCACGGCGGCACTCTTGTTCTTCAAAATTTCAACTGTCGCCAATTCACCGTTGATGGCGATTTCGGTTTCTGAAAG
It contains:
- a CDS encoding efflux RND transporter permease subunit translates to MSRIRINIEKVNEKFENFARFLISHRALLLVSFIALLAISIVGMKKIYVEASWDSYFIEGDPMLVETDKFKETFGNDYFVGVMVESDHSIISPDNLKLLRELSNELRDSLSYSDGKATSIVDLEYMLGTDEGMEIVQIVPEEIPTDAAGLAEIEKHLAAKPELAKKLVSKDRKQAFINIKLRPFPEDSVWKAEGEAQGKKAEAPDMKTGRETSEIIAKEKYAPLHPLATGMPYLSHQKLKYIGEEMSRIFLITILCSIIVMFLVTRSLRGIVSPLITTFAGVIMTFGLVGYLGLYMDATNIMVPVILAFAVSIAYNIHIHSFFRKNMMLTGKRKESVLYAMKETGWSVLFSGLTTIVALLSFLSVMLKPIRSVGILSSIAVGFILLVALTVSPILLSFGKDKKPNAKVLEKGDTRMGLILNNLGQFVLTHGKPIAVVFAVITVISIYGVTKMEPAFDVERTMGRKVEYVNKMLYVAESEIGSFYSYDLVIDFGENDKAKEVDNLKKLEQLQDHAQKYPLTKRSTSILDILKDLDRTLNENRQDMYAIPETEEQVAQLLLLYENAGGSEASYWMDYDYKKLRLMVEISSYNSNELQKEIEDLQNFARGLYPNAKVTAVGNLPQFTAMQQYLEVGQMTSFLISVVIVAVLLMIVFGSVRTGLIGMIPNIAPGIFVGGYLGFSNIPLDMMTATLIPMIIGLSVDDTIHFINHGHVEFDRCKNYTESILKVFRTAGPALVMTTIIMVATFAGFTTSQATQMFNFGFVVFVGLVSALLADLFVTPLLIKKFKIFGK
- a CDS encoding ExbD/TolR family protein, yielding MAKRRRRISLDMTPLIDCVFLLLVFFLVTSVFKQDKSVLKLLLPETSSEVKQEVSEGFFIELSETEIAINGELATVEILKNKSAAVQNKKAPVALKIDKKTPYEKVAEVLDVLQMEKIYNIQFVNELKKE